The DNA segment TGAATGAATGCAATATTATCATTCTAATGTAGGTATGAGGGTGGCAATGCAAGCATGGGAAATGGTTCATTTCGTTATCATACATGTTTTTGAAGAATATGGACGAGATCAAGAAGTTGGAGTTGTGGTTAAAGAAATGGTGATtacttaaaagaaaaaaattggaaTGCAAACAAATGAAAAAGAAGTTGAGTTATATACGTGGGaaagaattaattaataatataatctaTTGCACGGTCCTTTActgaatttaaaaatatatgcatTCACAATCAGAACCTGAGAAATCAAATCAGAACATAAAAAAACCAAATCAATTCATAATTTACCTTCTCCTTCCAGAAGCATCACCAACAGATGAGACACCTTCTCCTCCAACAGAAAATTTCATAGCCTCACCCAACTACTAGAGAGCATCTTTATCATTCCAGTTTGTAGCATTGTTGCATCCAAACCGTCGAAGGACAACGATCCTACTCGTTCAATTCCTTTGTCGTCTTCTTGGTGAAATCCATCGTTCTGCAACCACATTTCGGATCATTATCATAATTCATAAATTAGTAGTAATACTCAAAAAACTATTATAAatccaaaaaattaatttcattgCACGCAGAggcaaatatattaatattttattataaaaacaaAGACATTGGACCATTAAATTAAAtgcaataacaataaaaaaggAATATTACCCAAAAATATTCTTCATACTTAATTGTATTGACACGAATGTAGCATTCTAGCATTCTCCAAAATCTATCTCCATCCTACAAGTATCAAAAACTTTAAGTACAACCACAACAAACTAACATAACTTATAAGGCATAAATAGATAAACACATGTACTACCTTTGAGGTACAAAtgacttctcgaatatagaatTTTCAGTTAATCCATTTTTTAAGAGCAAGTATTTTTTATCATGTGGTTCGACATTTCACTGTGACTCTGCCACCCTGCAACAGAATTGGAGAGAAAGGTATTTCAAGTCAAGTATGACAGAAAGGTATTTTTCCAATAATCAGTCCGAGGGTTAAATGACTCAGAGCTCTGATACATCTGAAATTATTTCAAGTCAAGTATGACAGAAAGGTATAAATTCAGAAACCAATATTTCAATTTGGAAAAAAACTACTTTCCATCATTATAACTTCCAGAAACCACCTCAATCTTTATACTGATTAACTATCCTATCTCCACAGTTCATGATGCATGCACATTCCAGAAACTCTCATGCTTTCTTGCTGCATTTCTGGTTACTGAAACGCCCAAATTCGTCAAATCCCCCTATCATGTACTTCCCAGGCACAAACGGTGTTCGATAAACCCACAATAAAAAAGATTCCAAAATTGGCATACAATGCACTTTCAAGGCACAAACAGTGTGTCGATAAACGCCTTTATCAACACAACCACAAATACAGAtatgtaattaaattaaaatataatcaaGACAGTTTACGAGAGAGAGAAAAAAGAAGGGGAAAATTGCATAGTTCCGTTACCTTGAGTTGGGTTGCTGCATTGAGGAAAACAGATTCCAGCACATGTTTGTTGATAtcagaaaatgatttatttcaaGGAGAAACCTTAGTTGTCTAAAGATAATACATTCATTACCTTGAGAATAGAAGGAACTGCTTGGAAAGGACTTGACGCTATCATCAATGAGGGCCACACTACTCCGACTCCAGAGAGGATTAGCTCTTGTTCCCGGCAACTACATATAACACAGCCTTTCCAGGAAAAATAACTGTAGATGGAGAAAATTATATACTTGCGGAatataaaaaccgttgtcttagcAAATTTGCACTAGAAACCTAACAAAAGACAGCATCAAAATCTCACATGGTGAAAAAACCAACAATTAATGCAAGTTTGGAGCCACCTGCATCTCAAGAGGAATTGTTATTCGATTTCAAACTCTGGAACAATTGTATAAAGTCCAcaagataaaaaaatttgtagATATTTTCAACACTTAAATACCTAATTAGTTATCTCAAATTTTATATCTATCTAATTCCCaccaaattttataaattaaagaaGTTGAAAATGATCATACCATGGCAGCAAGAATTTGGAGGCCAGCATATTTAACATCCCAGCTGAATTCAGTCAAGGCCCAAGTGATCACACCAAGAGAGTTGGAATTTTGAATaccataattcaaataattactATTACTGCTATTATTGTCGGTGGCTCTGTATAGCCAAAATGCTTCCCACAACAATTCATCCATGTATCCACTCACCGACGAATAGTAACCCTTTGCTCCTTCTATGCTCTTGTCATAATTTCCTCTATATTTGTCACTAAACTCAAACAACTGAAAAATCGAGTGTTATTCCAGATATAACATATAGACTCGACTCGTAGTAAAAAAGAGCAAATTAATTAAATCAAAGACTAAAATTTGTCAATAGCCACTTGTCTTTTGTAAGATCAAGTGGATGGAACTACTAATGTTCCATATCAAAATAACTTGTTTTGGAATgtaatatatgttattattaaataatatctAGCAAGATTACAAGCGTTAAATGACCAAATCTAGCTAGTTCCATCTATCTTTAACAACCTCATTAACTAACTTACCTGTTGTGCATGTTCCAAGAGAAGGTGGGAATAATGTGGGTTAGTTCTCCTAAACACGATGGACGCCGCCACGTTGGAGCCGGGATTCTCCTCGTCGACCTTGAAAGCTCGCCGCGAGGTCGTCATGTCCTCCGGCCGCTGCCAGCACAGGTGATCGGTGTCACCATCACCCACCTGAAATATATACCatgtttaattttctaaaattaCAGATTAAGCTATTGACATACAATTTTGATATGTACGCACTGGTAAATTTAATACAAAAACACCTGGTCTAAAATGTATTTTATTAAACATGATGTTTTcatgtgatttttttaaaaaaaaaca comes from the Henckelia pumila isolate YLH828 chromosome 1, ASM3356847v2, whole genome shotgun sequence genome and includes:
- the LOC140885761 gene encoding endoglucanase 11-like isoform X1 is translated as MTTSRRAFKVDEENPGSNVAASIVFRRTNPHYSHLLLEHAQQLFEFSDKYRGNYDKSIEGAKGYYSSVSGYMDELLWEAFWLYRATDNNSSNSNYLNYGIQNSNSLGVITWALTEFSWDVKYAGLQILAAMLFFLERLCYM
- the LOC140885761 gene encoding endoglucanase 11-like isoform X2 encodes the protein MTTSRRAFKVDEENPGSNVAASIVFRRTNPHYSHLLLEHAQQLFEFSDKYRGNYDKSIEGAKGYYSSVSGYMDELLWEAFWLYRATDNNSSNSNYLNYGIQNSNSLGVITWALTEFSWDVKYAGLQILAAMV